Genomic segment of Brassica oleracea var. oleracea cultivar TO1000 unplaced genomic scaffold, BOL UnpScaffold07324, whole genome shotgun sequence:
tttttttgtgttttgcttgTTTCAATAAGTGAAGAAAAATGGGACAAAAGCTCCACGCTCTTATGTTCCCATGGTTCGCTTTTGGTCACTTTACTCCATACTTGCATCTAGCCAACAAGTTAGCTGAGAAAGGTCACAGGGTTACTTTCTTGCTGCCTGCGAAAGCTAAAAAACAATTAGAACCTCTTAACCTGTTCCCAGACAGCATCGTCTTACATCCTATTACCATTCCTCATGTTGATGGTCTTCCTGCTGGCGCAGAGACCCCCTCGGACATCCCCATCACGTTGTGGAAGTTCTTGATCGTAGCCATAGATCGTACACGCGATCAAGTCGAAGTCGCGGTTCGTGCTTCGAGACCGGACCTGATCTTGTTCGATTATGCTTACTGGG
This window contains:
- the LOC106322118 gene encoding UDP-glycosyltransferase 79B11-like, which produces MGQKLHALMFPWFAFGHFTPYLHLANKLAEKGHRVTFLLPAKAKKQLEPLNLFPDSIVLHPITIPHVDGLPAGAETPSDIPITLWKFLIVAIDRTRDQVEVAVRASRPDLILFDYAYWVPEVAKENGVKSMMYNVISATCIAHDLVPGGGFGVPPPGYPSSKLLFRAHDAHAMSSFSVYYKRFYDRFTTSLTNCDFISVRTCEEIEGKFCDYIGSQYKK